AGGCAACCTGCAAATTATATCCGCCAGTCGGACCATCAATGTCCAAAATTTCTCCCGCAAGATATAGATTGTTTATTATCTTTGATTTCATTGTTTTCGGGTCAATCTCTCTTAGGTCTGCTCCGCCCGAAGTTATAACCGCCTTATCAAACCCAACAAGACCAAAAACGCTAAACGTAAATTCTTTGAGTAATTTGACGATTGTTTTTCTTTCGGTTTTTGTTATTTCATTTATTTTTTTATTTTCCGGAATTTTTGATAATTTTATAATAACGGGAATAAGTTTTTTTGGAAGCAGTTTATCTAGACTATTTTTAAATTGTTTATTTTTTTGTTCTTCAAAATCTCTTTGGATTCTTTTGTCTAATGTCGGATAATCCAAAGCTGGTTTAAAATCTATTTTAAGTTTTGGTTCCGTCATTTTTATTTCGCTTATTTTTTTGCTTAAATTTAATGCTATTGGTCCGCTCAAACCATTACTCATAAAAATTAGTTCGCCAAAGTATGAAGCGATTTTGTTTTTATGCCACAAACTGAGTTCTGCGTTTTTTAGGCTTAATCCCTCAAGCTCTTTTACTAGTTTTTCTTTGACAATAATCGGAGTAAGCGCAGGTTTTGGTTCTATGATTT
The nucleotide sequence above comes from Parcubacteria group bacterium CG10_big_fil_rev_8_21_14_0_10_36_14. Encoded proteins:
- a CDS encoding aminoacetone oxidase family FAD-binding enzyme encodes the protein MPNNKFNLAIIGGGPAGMMAAGRAGELGSRVVLIEKNEHLGIKLLVTGKGRCNITTAEEDLKNIINAYGQNGKFLYSALNKFSNKDIITFFETHGVKTKTERGQRVFPVSDKSRDVADCLKKYLKTSRVEIKLNSPVKKIITNLDKNKIEKIILKNNEEIVADNYIIATGGKSYPKTGSTGDGYEWLKQLGHKIIEPKPALTPIIVKEKLVKELEGLSLKNAELSLWHKNKIASYFGELIFMSNGLSGPIALNLSKKISEIKMTEPKLKIDFKPALDYPTLDKRIQRDFEEQKNKQFKNSLDKLLPKKLIPVIIKLSKIPENKKINEITKTERKTIVKLLKEFTFSVFGLVGFDKAVITSGGADLREIDPKTMKSKIINNLYLAGEILDIDGPTGGYNLQVAWSTGYSAGQNSSL